A stretch of Melospiza georgiana isolate bMelGeo1 unplaced genomic scaffold, bMelGeo1.pri scaffold_29, whole genome shotgun sequence DNA encodes these proteins:
- the LOC131096450 gene encoding serine/threonine-protein kinase pim-1-like: protein MGRAMPPARPRPRAGLPRARPRPSRRGLASARLWPCWRWRCWASIGAWGRGGIAAFCLRLARARPRTRRRVQSRPRPRPRPRPRLLPGPAEHTRGAAAPAASAAASPARAPPLGSAAAGPEPPVPRSRERTPGHGRPGAGEGRSGAVAGPGPSADSRVPPAGEAQEALLERYRLGSLLGRGGFGRVFAATRISDGAPVAIKRVPRNRVRHWGELPDGTSAPLEVVLLAKVSTGFPGVVQLLEWLELPNCIVMVLERPEQCQDLQHFIGARQFLPEEEARELFRQVLEAVRHCTSCGVLHRDIKPENILVDLDTGQAKLIDFVCGTYLQDTVYTHFAGTLSYSPPEWNDFGWYHGEPATIWSLGILLHQMVCGEHPFRRGQNLSWGQLPLPQRLSQECKNLIRWCLSVNSLDRPALEDLFCDPWIWDIPLP from the exons ATGGGCCGGGCcatgcccccggcccgcccccggccccgggcggggctgccccgtgcccggccccggccgtccCGCCGCGGTCTCGCCTCCGCCCGGCTCTGGCCGTGCTGGCGGTGGCGCTGCTGGGCGAGCATCGGTGCCTGGGGCCGGGGCGGCATCGCCGCCTTTTGCCTCCGCCTggcccgagcccggccccggaCCCGACGCAGGGTCCAGTCCcgaccccggccccggccccggccccggccccggctcctcccggggcCCGCGGAGCACACACgcggcgcggccgctcccgccgcctccgctGCGGCTTCCCCGGCCCGAGCTCCGCCGctcggcagcgcggccgccggccccgagcctcCCGTGCCGCGTTCCCGGGAGCGAACGCCTGGGCAtggccggcccggggcgggtGAGGGGCGCTCGGGGGCCGTggctggccccgggccgagCGCTGACAGCCGCGTCCCGCCCGCAGGTGAGGCGCAGGAGGCCCTGCTGGAGCGGTACCGGCTGGGATCGCTGCTGGGGCGCGGCGGTTTCGGCAGAGTCTTCGCGGCCACGAGGATCTCGGACGGCGCCCCG GTGGCCATCAAAAGGGTGCCACGGAACCGCGTCCGGCACTGGGGCGAGCT ACCCGACGGCACCAGCGCACCCCTGGAGGtcgtgctgctggccaaggtgtCCACTGGCTTCCCCGGTGTggtccagctgctggagtggcTCGAGCTCCCCAACTGCATCGTGATGGTGCTGGAGCGGCCAGAGCAGTGTCAGGACCTGCAGCACTTCATTGGGGCACGGCAGTTCCTGCCCGAGGAGGAGGCGCGGGAGCTGTTCcgccaggtgctggaggccgtgcggcactgcaccagctgcggggtcctgcacagggacatcaAGCCAGAGAACATCCTGGTTGACCTGGACACTGGGCAGGCCAAACTGATTGACTTCGTCTGTGGCACCTACCTGCAGGACACAGTCTACACTCACTTTGCAG GAACACTGTCCTACAGCCCCCCGGAATGGAACGACTTTGGCTGGTACCATGGTGAGCCAGCTAccatctggtccctgggcatcctgctgCACCAGATGGTCTGCGGGGAGCACCCTTTCAGGAGGGGCCAGAACCTCAGCTGGGGCCAGCTCCCGCTGCCACAACGGCTCTCCCAAG AGTGCAAAAACCTGATCAGGTGGTGTTTATCTGTGAACTCCTTGGACAGACCCGCACTGGAAGACCTGTTTTGTGATCCTTGGATATGGGATATTCCTCTGCCATAG